One genomic segment of Candidatus Desulfatibia profunda includes these proteins:
- a CDS encoding HD domain-containing protein: MDSEYIRARESQLNFYKDIALYSKTSKGFVLYKPAGMTLGEMRLSEARHPEKLYILQKDKLKGIQEAQKGFNKKLKEHIQSGSWDQIKVTLVTIMDETLTEPRSGSLEGVSETIDILVSDYSRESDVIENLLKVSSKDYTTVLHSINVMAFALGFAAHAGFDMYDMKIFGLAALLHDVGKTKINPEILQASRKLTVPEFEKMKKHTTIGFNILDKCQFSDKRIKFAALDHHEKLDGKGYPNGKSNLPEFAQVLGLIDCYEALTNDDRPYRNAMDPLKALKLIKEDVFASKFNVSIFEKFAYSLL, encoded by the coding sequence ATGGACTCAGAGTACATTCGGGCAAGAGAATCCCAGTTAAACTTTTATAAAGACATTGCACTTTACAGCAAGACAAGCAAGGGATTCGTTCTTTATAAACCGGCCGGAATGACGCTCGGTGAAATGCGCCTTAGCGAAGCAAGGCATCCTGAGAAACTGTATATTCTTCAAAAGGATAAGCTCAAAGGGATTCAAGAAGCCCAGAAGGGATTCAATAAAAAATTAAAAGAACATATCCAATCCGGCAGCTGGGATCAGATTAAAGTGACCTTGGTTACGATTATGGATGAAACCCTGACGGAACCTCGCAGTGGAAGTCTTGAAGGTGTCTCAGAAACCATCGATATTCTTGTAAGTGATTATTCCAGAGAATCTGATGTCATCGAGAATTTACTGAAAGTATCCTCCAAAGACTACACCACCGTATTACATTCCATTAATGTGATGGCATTTGCACTCGGCTTTGCCGCTCATGCCGGCTTTGATATGTATGATATGAAAATTTTCGGGTTAGCGGCCCTGCTGCATGACGTCGGCAAAACAAAAATAAATCCCGAGATTCTGCAAGCTTCAAGAAAATTAACCGTGCCGGAATTCGAAAAGATGAAAAAGCACACTACGATTGGTTTTAATATCCTGGATAAATGTCAATTCAGTGACAAGCGGATCAAATTTGCCGCCTTGGACCACCATGAAAAGCTGGATGGCAAGGGTTATCCGAACGGCAAAAGCAACTTGCCGGAGTTTGCCCAGGTATTGGGTCTGATTGATTGTTATGAAGCCTTGACCAACGACGACCGCCCCTACAGAAACGCCATGGACCCGCTCAAAGCGTTAAAGCTGATTAAAGAAGATGTTTTCGCAAGCAAGTTCAACGTAAGCATATTTGAAAAGTTTGCCTATAGCTTGCTTTAA